In Nocardioides conyzicola, one genomic interval encodes:
- a CDS encoding MFS transporter, producing MTILDPPTSATTARPAWRLRHGAGFRVVAAAFATVMAFATVPTPLYAIYQQVDGFSPAAITAVFAAFAVGVMTSLYLAGHLSDTLGRRPMILFSVLVEVVSAIVFLQSTSLVVLLLARLLCGLGVGTLTATATAHLSELRLAARPEEGPGSAATVAGVVNIGGLATGALVGGLLAETTARPLHTPYLVFLVLLVAAALAVALTPETVVRAEERPAYRPQRVAVPAASRSTFAAAGAAAFAAFSVFGLFTSLAPTFLVTVFHQRDHLVAGAVVFGVFGAATLSQVVAARWPLARQLAVGGAATAIGLAAVVVGALTPSAPVFVVGGVIAGSGVGLVFKASVALAGSLAPAESRGEVLAAVFLVAYAGITLPVLAVGVALLAVPAEPVLVVFAVLVAGAVLVTTARLRHTQA from the coding sequence ATGACGATCCTCGACCCCCCGACCTCGGCGACCACCGCTCGGCCCGCCTGGCGGCTGCGCCACGGCGCGGGCTTCCGGGTGGTGGCGGCCGCCTTCGCGACGGTGATGGCCTTCGCGACGGTGCCGACCCCGCTGTACGCGATCTACCAGCAGGTCGACGGCTTCTCACCCGCAGCGATCACCGCGGTGTTCGCCGCGTTCGCCGTCGGGGTGATGACCAGCCTCTACCTCGCCGGCCACCTCAGCGACACCCTCGGCCGGCGTCCCATGATCCTGTTCTCGGTGCTGGTCGAGGTCGTGTCGGCGATCGTCTTCCTCCAGTCGACGTCGCTCGTCGTGCTGCTGCTCGCGCGGCTCCTCTGCGGTCTGGGGGTCGGCACGCTCACCGCGACCGCGACCGCCCACCTCAGCGAGCTCCGGCTGGCCGCCCGTCCGGAGGAAGGCCCCGGCAGCGCGGCCACGGTCGCGGGCGTTGTCAACATCGGCGGTCTGGCCACCGGCGCGCTCGTGGGCGGGCTGCTCGCCGAGACCACCGCGCGCCCGCTGCACACGCCGTACCTCGTCTTCCTGGTGCTGCTCGTCGCCGCGGCCCTGGCCGTGGCACTGACCCCGGAGACCGTCGTGCGGGCCGAGGAGCGCCCGGCCTACCGCCCCCAGCGCGTGGCGGTCCCGGCGGCCTCGCGCTCGACCTTCGCCGCGGCGGGTGCGGCGGCGTTCGCCGCGTTCTCGGTCTTCGGGCTGTTCACGTCGCTCGCGCCCACGTTCCTGGTGACGGTCTTCCACCAGCGCGACCACCTGGTCGCCGGAGCCGTGGTCTTCGGGGTGTTCGGCGCCGCCACGCTGTCGCAGGTCGTGGCCGCCCGGTGGCCGCTCGCGCGCCAGCTCGCCGTGGGCGGCGCGGCGACCGCGATCGGTCTGGCCGCCGTCGTCGTCGGCGCGCTGACGCCGTCGGCACCCGTCTTCGTCGTGGGCGGCGTCATCGCAGGATCGGGCGTCGGCCTGGTCTTCAAGGCCTCCGTGGCCCTGGCCGGGAGCCTCGCCCCCGCCGAGAGCCGCGGGGAGGTGCTGGCCGCGGTGTTCCTGGTCGCGTACGCCGGCATCACCCTGCCCGTGCTCGCGGTCGGGGTCGCCCTGCTCGCGGTGCCGGCGGAGCCGGTGCTGGTGGTGTTCGCCGTCCTGGTGGCCGGCGCCGTGCTGGTCACGACCGCCCGGCTCCGGCACACCCAGGCCTGA
- a CDS encoding LysR family transcriptional regulator, which translates to MDVRALEYFVAVAEELNVTRAAARVHAAQSTVSASLRSLERELGATLFERTTRSMRLTASGERVLPAAREAVAAVDRARDLARERSAGLRGRVRLGTFSSLDLIDLPTALAAFRARHPAVELNLSVAASGSSGLQDDLLRGRLDLALFSPPSDPGLRTHRLLGLPFRAFLPTGHRLAGRRRLRLADLTDEDWVDTPLGFGNRTMLDEQLRRAGISRRIVVESGDLPSAIAFVRAGLGVGVLPATGAVDGCVQLPVVDGPPDWELHLAVRRTPAPGAAARALLAALREHATARTVG; encoded by the coding sequence ATGGACGTCCGGGCCCTGGAGTACTTCGTGGCCGTGGCCGAGGAGCTGAACGTGACCCGGGCGGCGGCCCGGGTGCACGCCGCGCAGTCCACGGTCTCCGCGTCGTTGCGCAGCCTGGAGCGCGAGCTGGGCGCGACGCTCTTCGAGCGGACCACCCGCAGCATGCGGCTCACCGCGTCCGGGGAGCGGGTGCTCCCCGCGGCCCGGGAGGCCGTCGCCGCCGTCGACCGGGCGCGCGACCTGGCGCGCGAGCGGTCGGCCGGGCTGCGTGGCCGGGTCCGGCTCGGCACGTTCAGCTCGCTGGACCTGATCGACCTGCCGACGGCCCTGGCCGCGTTCCGGGCGCGACACCCGGCCGTCGAGCTGAACCTCTCCGTGGCGGCCAGCGGATCCAGCGGGCTCCAGGACGACCTGCTGCGCGGTCGGCTCGACCTCGCGCTCTTCAGCCCGCCGTCCGACCCGGGCCTGCGGACGCACCGGCTCCTCGGCCTGCCCTTCCGCGCGTTCCTGCCCACCGGTCATCGGCTGGCGGGCCGGCGCCGGCTGCGCCTCGCCGACCTCACCGACGAGGACTGGGTCGACACCCCGCTCGGGTTCGGCAACCGCACGATGCTGGACGAGCAGCTGCGCCGGGCGGGCATCAGCCGCCGGATCGTGGTCGAGTCGGGAGACCTGCCGTCGGCGATCGCGTTCGTCCGGGCCGGGCTCGGCGTCGGCGTGCTGCCGGCCACCGGGGCCGTCGACGGCTGCGTCCAGCTGCCGGTCGTCGACGGCCCGCCCGACTGGGAACTCCACCTCGCCGTACGACGGACCCCAGCGCCGGGGGCCGCGGCACGTGCCCTCCTCGCGGCCCTCCGAGAGCACGCGACCGCCCGCACCGTGGGCTAG
- a CDS encoding phage tail protein translates to MTSILHSRVAAVVAGSLVLVGLGYGAAVATGAREASAVSVCVTKKNVVVSASSKSACPAGSHKVSVGVKGPRGATGATGATGPAGATGATGPAGPQGIPGTTGVFGPADITPYDTDPGGTSGGTVSSCMLGEIRLTAASFAYGTPARGQILPIATNTALFSLIGTSYGGNGMTTFALPDLRNAAPKGLIYGICTSGIFPSRD, encoded by the coding sequence ATGACCAGCATCCTGCACAGTCGCGTCGCCGCCGTCGTCGCCGGCTCCCTCGTCCTCGTCGGCCTCGGGTACGGCGCCGCCGTGGCCACCGGTGCCCGCGAGGCCTCCGCCGTCAGCGTGTGCGTGACGAAGAAGAACGTCGTCGTCAGCGCCTCCAGCAAGTCCGCGTGCCCCGCGGGCAGCCACAAGGTCTCGGTCGGCGTGAAGGGGCCGCGCGGCGCCACCGGTGCCACGGGTGCCACCGGACCCGCCGGCGCCACGGGCGCCACCGGTCCGGCGGGGCCGCAGGGGATCCCCGGCACGACCGGCGTCTTCGGGCCGGCCGACATCACGCCGTACGACACCGACCCGGGCGGCACCTCGGGCGGCACGGTGTCCAGCTGCATGCTCGGCGAGATCAGGCTGACCGCCGCGAGCTTCGCCTACGGCACCCCGGCGCGAGGTCAGATCCTCCCGATCGCCACCAACACGGCGCTCTTCAGCCTGATCGGCACCAGCTATGGCGGCAACGGCATGACCACGTTCGCGCTCCCCGACCTCCGCAACGCCGCGCCGAAGGGGCTCATCTACGGCATCTGCACCTCGGGCATCTTCCCCTCGCGCGACTAG
- a CDS encoding NAD(P)-dependent oxidoreductase: MARSGGSAANGYGTGMRIFFTGGSGKAGKHVAPYLAAQGHHVTNADLVPLKHPDIADLRVDLTDAGQVYSALAGLARGEELDLPEKPSYDAVVHFAAVPAILLRPDATTYAANVLSTYNVLEAATRLGVRKVVFASSETTYGVCFAQGERRPLYVPVDEEHPTIPEDSYAMSKVANEVTARSFHARTGADIYGLRINNVIEPHEYAEMFPPFLEDPSLRRRNVFAYIDTRDLGQMVQRCLETDGLGFEVFNVANADMSVSATTQEIRDRFYDGVEVRKEMGRDETFYSIDKARNLLGFDPEHSWRDVLSE; encoded by the coding sequence ATGGCCCGATCGGGTGGTTCGGCCGCCAACGGGTACGGCACCGGAATGCGCATCTTCTTCACGGGCGGCAGCGGCAAGGCGGGCAAGCACGTCGCGCCCTACCTCGCCGCCCAGGGCCACCACGTCACCAACGCCGACCTCGTCCCCCTGAAGCACCCGGACATCGCCGACCTGCGGGTCGACCTCACCGATGCCGGCCAGGTCTACTCGGCGCTCGCCGGACTGGCGCGGGGGGAGGAGCTCGACCTGCCCGAGAAGCCGTCGTACGACGCGGTCGTGCACTTCGCCGCCGTCCCGGCGATCCTGCTGCGGCCGGACGCCACGACGTACGCCGCCAACGTGCTCAGCACCTACAACGTGCTCGAGGCCGCGACCCGCCTCGGCGTGCGCAAGGTCGTCTTCGCCTCCTCGGAGACGACGTACGGGGTCTGCTTCGCGCAGGGCGAGCGACGCCCGCTCTACGTGCCCGTCGACGAGGAGCACCCGACGATCCCCGAGGACTCCTACGCGATGTCCAAGGTCGCCAACGAGGTGACGGCGCGGTCCTTCCACGCCCGCACCGGCGCGGACATCTACGGCCTGCGGATCAACAACGTCATCGAGCCGCACGAGTACGCCGAGATGTTCCCGCCGTTCCTCGAGGACCCGTCCCTGCGGCGGCGCAACGTCTTCGCCTACATCGACACCCGCGACCTCGGCCAGATGGTGCAGCGCTGCCTGGAGACCGACGGCCTGGGCTTCGAGGTCTTCAACGTCGCCAACGCCGACATGTCCGTCTCCGCGACCACTCAGGAGATCCGCGACCGCTTCTACGACGGGGTGGAGGTGCGCAAGGAGATGGGCCGCGACGAGACCTTCTACTCGATCGACAAGGCCAGGAACCTCCTCGGGTTCGACCCCGAGCACTCCTGGCGCGACGTGCTGTCGGAGTAG
- a CDS encoding alpha/beta hydrolase has translation MPTITTNDGTEIFYKDWGSGQPIVFSHGWPLSSDDWDTQMLFFLGQGYRVVAADRRGHGRSSQTSDGHDMDHYADDLAAVVEHLDLTDAVHVGHSTGGGEVAHYIARHGESRVAKAVLISAVPPLMVQTEANPGGLPKSVFDDLQAQLAANRSEFYRALPSGPFYGFNRDGATPSEAIIENWWRQGMMGGAKAHYDGIVAFSQTDFTEDLKKISVPVLVMHGDDDQIVPYEDAGVLSVKLVQNGTLKIYPGFPHGMPTTEADTINADLLEFIRS, from the coding sequence ATGCCCACGATCACCACCAACGACGGCACCGAGATCTTCTACAAGGACTGGGGATCCGGGCAACCGATCGTCTTCAGCCACGGCTGGCCCCTGTCGTCGGACGACTGGGACACCCAGATGCTGTTCTTCCTGGGCCAGGGCTACCGGGTCGTCGCCGCCGACCGGCGCGGGCACGGCCGCTCGTCCCAGACCAGCGACGGCCACGACATGGACCACTATGCGGACGACCTGGCGGCCGTGGTCGAGCACCTGGACCTGACGGACGCGGTCCACGTCGGCCACTCCACGGGCGGCGGCGAGGTCGCGCACTACATCGCGCGCCACGGTGAGAGCCGCGTCGCCAAGGCCGTGCTCATCTCGGCCGTGCCGCCGTTGATGGTGCAGACCGAGGCCAACCCCGGTGGTCTGCCCAAGAGCGTCTTCGACGACCTGCAGGCCCAGCTCGCCGCCAACCGCTCGGAGTTCTACCGGGCGCTTCCTTCGGGCCCCTTCTACGGGTTCAACCGGGACGGGGCCACACCGTCGGAAGCCATCATCGAGAACTGGTGGCGCCAGGGGATGATGGGTGGCGCCAAGGCCCACTACGACGGCATCGTCGCCTTCTCCCAGACGGACTTCACCGAGGACCTCAAGAAGATCTCCGTCCCCGTCCTGGTCATGCACGGCGACGACGACCAGATCGTGCCGTACGAGGACGCCGGCGTGCTGTCGGTCAAGCTCGTGCAGAACGGCACGTTGAAGATCTATCCCGGGTTCCCGCACGGCATGCCGACGACCGAGGCCGACACCATCAACGCCGACCTCCTGGAGTTCATCCGCTCCTGA
- a CDS encoding TetR/AcrR family transcriptional regulator, whose product MSEARARLLATASRLFYAEGIHAVGIDRIIATAGVTRATLYRHFPGKDDLVVAYLTQADEAIRERTGAAIAAGASADDVIRAVAQAIADDLHRPGFRGCAFLNAAAEYPDATHPVHRAVLEHRQWLLDTVTELFSQTGKPDPEPAGRHFVMLRDGAMAAGCLTDPAPISETFLRGIEGLLTYRSRA is encoded by the coding sequence ATGTCGGAGGCCAGGGCACGACTGCTCGCCACGGCGAGCCGGCTGTTCTACGCCGAGGGCATCCATGCCGTCGGCATCGACCGCATCATCGCCACCGCCGGGGTGACCCGGGCGACCCTCTACCGCCACTTCCCGGGCAAGGACGACCTCGTCGTCGCCTACCTGACCCAGGCCGACGAGGCCATCCGCGAGCGGACCGGAGCCGCGATCGCCGCCGGGGCGTCCGCCGACGACGTCATCCGCGCGGTCGCGCAGGCCATCGCCGACGACCTCCATCGCCCCGGCTTCCGCGGCTGCGCCTTCCTCAACGCCGCCGCCGAGTATCCGGACGCGACCCATCCGGTCCACCGGGCCGTCCTCGAGCACCGGCAATGGCTCCTGGACACCGTCACCGAGCTGTTCTCCCAGACCGGCAAGCCCGACCCCGAGCCTGCTGGCAGGCACTTCGTCATGCTGCGGGACGGCGCCATGGCGGCCGGCTGCCTGACCGACCCCGCCCCCATCTCCGAGACCTTCCTGCGGGGGATCGAGGGCCTCCTCACCTACCGCAGCCGCGCCTAG
- a CDS encoding LysR family transcriptional regulator: MALGGTDLNLLLPLKVLLEEGNVTRAGQRLELSQPAMSAALARLRRRFDDELLVRAGRDYELTPFARDLLPEVQHAVRLMGAALQLEDEFDPSTSRRTFRLTMSDYAIAVVHEPLVRLVEAEAPGVSLRIGHLGPESRSSDRVLVDNDALIAPLGFGFPGMSRPLWRDRMVVIADRTNPRLVDGRLTMADLAELPHAVGSFGPGVLTPVDRVFGEHDIERHVALQVFGFLPLPFVIEGTDMVAVVPEMLARIHLREGGAVVQVDPPFGEVLLPEGYWFAQDRLSDPAHRWLFSRLDAVRDQLAVEAR; this comes from the coding sequence ATGGCACTCGGCGGCACCGATCTCAACCTCCTTCTCCCGCTGAAGGTCCTCCTCGAGGAGGGCAACGTGACCCGCGCGGGCCAGCGCCTCGAGCTCAGCCAGCCGGCCATGAGCGCGGCCCTGGCCCGCCTGCGCCGACGCTTCGACGACGAGCTGCTGGTCCGCGCGGGCCGCGACTACGAGCTCACGCCCTTCGCGCGCGACCTGCTGCCCGAGGTGCAGCACGCCGTACGCCTGATGGGAGCAGCGCTCCAGCTCGAGGACGAGTTCGACCCGTCCACGTCCCGGCGTACCTTCCGGCTGACGATGAGCGACTACGCGATCGCCGTGGTCCACGAGCCCCTGGTCCGCCTCGTCGAGGCGGAGGCTCCCGGCGTCAGCCTCCGCATCGGCCACCTGGGTCCCGAGTCCCGCTCCTCCGACCGGGTGCTCGTCGACAACGACGCGCTGATCGCGCCGCTCGGCTTCGGCTTCCCCGGCATGTCGCGCCCGTTGTGGCGCGACCGGATGGTCGTGATCGCCGACCGCACCAACCCGCGCCTGGTCGACGGGCGCCTGACGATGGCCGACCTCGCGGAGCTGCCGCACGCCGTCGGCTCCTTCGGCCCGGGCGTCCTCACGCCGGTCGACCGGGTCTTCGGCGAGCACGACATCGAGCGCCACGTCGCCCTCCAGGTCTTCGGCTTCCTGCCGCTGCCCTTCGTCATCGAGGGGACCGACATGGTCGCGGTCGTCCCCGAGATGCTGGCCCGCATCCACCTGCGCGAGGGTGGCGCCGTCGTGCAGGTCGACCCGCCGTTCGGCGAGGTGCTCCTCCCCGAGGGCTACTGGTTCGCCCAGGACCGGCTCTCCGACCCGGCGCACCGGTGGCTCTTCTCGCGGCTCGACGCGGTGCGCGATCAGCTGGCCGTCGAGGCCCGCTGA
- a CDS encoding LysR family transcriptional regulator, with product MLLALHALIEERNLTHAGERMTMSQPAMSGALTRLRKQFDDELLVRAGRGFELTPLAEDLRPVVAEAVEAAEALLGNQRDFDAATSTKKFSVSMSEYAMTVLSEPLTRVFAEQAPGCTLALDPLDVRRDQVETQLMRRDLLVAPLGFEFPGRTQPIFTDELVCLVARDHPRLRDGALTLDDLMEMPHAVAEFAAAGDKRRPLEVEVEDKGLGGRNVLVQVTSLLTLPFAVAGTDMCAFVPSRLARRCVEILDLVVAETPMDPVRITEAAHWHPRREKDPAGVWLRGLLYDVAIHLEDQLD from the coding sequence TTGTTGCTCGCGCTGCACGCTCTGATCGAGGAGCGGAACCTGACGCACGCCGGCGAGCGGATGACGATGAGCCAGCCGGCCATGAGCGGCGCACTGACGCGGCTGCGCAAGCAGTTCGACGACGAGCTGCTGGTGCGCGCGGGGCGCGGGTTCGAGCTGACACCGCTGGCCGAGGACCTGCGACCGGTCGTGGCCGAGGCGGTCGAGGCGGCGGAGGCGCTGCTCGGCAACCAGCGGGACTTCGACGCGGCGACCAGCACGAAGAAGTTCTCGGTGAGCATGTCGGAGTACGCGATGACGGTGCTCTCGGAGCCGCTCACCCGGGTCTTCGCCGAGCAGGCGCCGGGGTGCACGCTGGCGCTGGACCCCCTCGACGTACGCCGCGACCAGGTCGAGACCCAGCTGATGCGGCGGGACCTGCTGGTCGCACCGCTGGGCTTCGAGTTCCCCGGCCGCACCCAGCCGATCTTCACCGACGAGCTGGTCTGCCTGGTCGCCCGCGACCACCCGCGGCTGAGGGACGGGGCGCTGACCCTCGACGACCTGATGGAGATGCCGCACGCGGTCGCGGAGTTCGCCGCCGCCGGCGACAAGCGGCGCCCGCTGGAGGTCGAGGTCGAGGACAAGGGGCTCGGCGGCCGCAACGTGCTGGTGCAGGTGACCAGCCTGCTGACGCTGCCGTTCGCGGTCGCGGGCACCGACATGTGCGCGTTCGTGCCGTCGCGGCTCGCCCGCCGCTGCGTCGAGATCCTGGACCTGGTCGTCGCCGAGACGCCGATGGACCCGGTGCGGATCACCGAGGCGGCCCACTGGCACCCTCGGCGGGAGAAGGATCCGGCCGGGGTGTGGCTGCGCGGTCTGCTGTACGACGTGGCGATCCACCTCGAGGACCAGCTCGACTGA
- a CDS encoding multidrug effflux MFS transporter, giving the protein MSTTALEQTVRWPTLLVLASLAAVAPVSTDLYLPGFPELGDDLGASASAVQLTLTAFLVGLALGQLVMGPLSDRYGRRAPLVASATVCVLAGIVCALAPTLTVLAVARFVQGLSGAGGMVIGRAVIADLVTGKAAARAFTLMLTVGGVAPVLAPLVGGLLADAVGWRGMLWTVAGLCAAMLVGVVVVLRETHPPSARATSATSYADGIRTVARTRGYWPPVATMALSFAMMMAYISASPFVYQNVVGLSAVAYGVAFGVNAVGLISAGWISARSVERLEPRRIVRFCVSVQVTATLTFVVLAAVDAPTWLLPVPIFVAVTTNGGVMGNSAAAAMSQVRAVAGSGSAVLGFSQFALGALVSPLVGLGGEDSAVVPAVVMASASALAFVASRGVSRAGPRGGSPRRTADRAATPRPDPSPAEGASGPPR; this is encoded by the coding sequence GTGTCGACGACCGCGCTGGAGCAGACCGTGCGCTGGCCGACGCTCCTCGTGCTCGCGTCGCTGGCGGCGGTCGCGCCGGTGTCGACGGACCTCTACCTGCCGGGCTTCCCCGAGCTCGGCGACGACCTCGGTGCGTCGGCGAGCGCGGTCCAGCTGACGCTGACCGCGTTCCTCGTCGGGCTCGCTCTCGGGCAGCTGGTGATGGGGCCGCTGTCCGACCGCTACGGCCGGCGTGCACCTCTGGTCGCCAGCGCCACCGTCTGTGTCCTCGCCGGGATCGTCTGCGCGCTGGCCCCGACGCTGACCGTGCTGGCCGTGGCCCGCTTCGTCCAGGGCCTCTCCGGTGCCGGTGGGATGGTGATCGGCCGGGCCGTGATCGCCGACCTGGTGACCGGCAAGGCGGCCGCGAGGGCGTTCACCCTGATGCTCACCGTCGGCGGCGTCGCGCCGGTCCTGGCGCCGCTGGTGGGCGGCCTGCTCGCCGACGCGGTCGGCTGGCGCGGGATGCTCTGGACGGTCGCGGGCCTGTGTGCAGCGATGCTCGTCGGCGTCGTCGTGGTGCTGCGCGAGACGCACCCGCCGTCCGCCCGGGCGACCAGCGCCACGTCGTACGCCGACGGGATCCGGACCGTCGCGCGAACCCGCGGCTACTGGCCGCCGGTCGCGACGATGGCGCTGTCGTTCGCGATGATGATGGCCTACATCTCGGCCTCGCCGTTCGTCTACCAGAACGTCGTCGGCCTCTCCGCCGTCGCGTACGGCGTCGCCTTCGGCGTCAACGCCGTCGGCCTGATCTCCGCGGGCTGGATCTCGGCCCGGTCGGTCGAGCGCCTCGAGCCGCGCCGGATCGTGCGGTTCTGCGTCAGCGTCCAGGTGACAGCAACGCTGACCTTCGTCGTGCTCGCCGCTGTCGACGCGCCCACCTGGCTGCTGCCGGTGCCGATCTTCGTCGCAGTCACCACCAACGGCGGCGTGATGGGCAACTCGGCCGCGGCCGCGATGTCGCAGGTCCGCGCGGTCGCCGGGTCGGGGAGCGCGGTGCTGGGCTTCAGCCAGTTCGCCCTCGGCGCACTGGTCTCGCCGCTGGTCGGCCTCGGTGGCGAGGACTCCGCCGTCGTACCGGCGGTCGTGATGGCGTCGGCGTCTGCTCTGGCGTTCGTCGCCAGCAGAGGAGTCAGTCGAGCTGGTCCTCGAGGTGGATCGCCACGTCGTACAGCAGACCGCGCAGCCACACCCCGGCCGGATCCTTCTCCCGCCGAGGGTGCCAGTGGGCCGCCTCGGTGA
- a CDS encoding MBL fold metallo-hydrolase: protein MTWDDGNSYLEEMAPGVYAFVQPDGGWMVNNCGVITDASGDAVIVDTTSTEKRNRAFLTEVAGVSERDPKIAVNTHSHPDHTYGNGFLPPTTTIIGHHLCRAGVLRAGLAATKELPADYGDLVVRPPDVTIDSDIAIHLDEFAVELKIMGPAHSTNDVGVWLPEQKVMFAGDLAFSGGHPIFMEGSMLGFRKATQRMRALEPEVLLPGHGPVCRGEDVGRVLDELEAYVEWISGIATTSYAAGLTPLEAAQKALQDSPYAALPESERVVCNLHRAYVELTDYEPIVTLNIPSLWPEMVALHGGPIVSHA from the coding sequence ATGACCTGGGATGACGGGAACTCGTACCTCGAAGAGATGGCGCCGGGGGTGTACGCCTTCGTGCAACCCGACGGCGGGTGGATGGTCAACAACTGCGGGGTCATCACGGACGCGTCGGGCGACGCCGTCATCGTCGACACCACCTCGACCGAGAAGCGCAACCGGGCGTTCCTCACCGAGGTCGCGGGCGTCTCCGAGCGCGACCCGAAGATCGCGGTCAACACGCACAGCCACCCCGACCACACGTACGGCAACGGCTTCCTGCCGCCGACGACCACGATCATCGGCCACCACCTCTGCCGCGCCGGCGTGCTGCGCGCCGGCCTCGCCGCGACCAAGGAGCTGCCCGCCGACTACGGCGACCTGGTCGTGCGCCCGCCGGACGTGACGATCGACAGCGACATCGCGATCCACCTCGACGAGTTCGCGGTCGAGCTGAAGATCATGGGTCCGGCGCACTCGACCAACGACGTCGGCGTCTGGCTGCCGGAGCAGAAGGTGATGTTCGCGGGCGACCTGGCGTTCTCGGGTGGCCACCCGATCTTCATGGAGGGCTCGATGCTGGGCTTCCGGAAGGCCACCCAGCGGATGCGCGCGCTCGAGCCCGAGGTGCTGCTGCCCGGCCACGGGCCGGTCTGCCGCGGCGAGGACGTCGGCCGCGTGCTCGACGAGCTCGAGGCGTACGTCGAGTGGATCTCCGGCATCGCGACGACGTCGTACGCCGCCGGCCTGACGCCGCTCGAGGCGGCGCAGAAGGCGCTCCAGGACAGCCCGTACGCCGCGCTCCCCGAGAGCGAGCGGGTCGTCTGCAACCTGCACCGGGCCTACGTCGAGCTCACCGACTACGAGCCGATCGTCACCCTCAACATCCCCAGCCTCTGGCCCGAGATGGTCGCCCTCCACGGCGGCCCGATCGTCAGCCACGCATGA
- a CDS encoding cupin domain-containing protein has protein sequence MTVPRRVVTGHTPSGVSVVLSDGPVPVSKSLPDDGVEFHEIWNTAGAPALVTAVEPDEPTARTLAVPPPPLGTKIRINEFAPGHLDERGLQSPVHRTASIDYGIVLSGEITLVLDDSEVTLRAGDIVVQRGTDHAWANRGTEVARVVFVLVDGELDPDLVSTLPGGLDGLMHGGPRD, from the coding sequence ATGACGGTCCCGCGCCGCGTGGTCACCGGCCACACCCCCTCCGGCGTCTCGGTCGTGCTCTCGGACGGTCCTGTGCCGGTGAGCAAGTCGCTGCCGGACGACGGCGTGGAGTTCCACGAGATCTGGAACACCGCCGGGGCACCGGCCCTGGTCACGGCCGTCGAGCCGGACGAGCCGACGGCGCGCACGCTCGCCGTACCTCCTCCGCCGCTGGGCACGAAGATCCGGATCAACGAGTTCGCGCCGGGCCACCTCGACGAGCGCGGCCTGCAGTCGCCGGTGCACCGGACGGCGTCGATCGACTACGGCATCGTGCTGTCCGGCGAGATCACGCTCGTCCTCGACGACTCCGAGGTCACGCTGCGCGCGGGCGACATCGTCGTGCAGCGCGGCACCGACCACGCCTGGGCCAACCGCGGCACCGAGGTGGCGCGGGTGGTGTTCGTGCTGGTCGACGGTGAGCTCGACCCGGACCTGGTGTCGACGCTGCCGGGAGGTCTCGACGGGCTGATGCACGGGGGCCCGCGGGACTAG